The following proteins are co-located in the Nocardia bhagyanarayanae genome:
- a CDS encoding riboflavin synthase — protein MFTGIVEELGEIVATEQLADAARLTIRGKLVTSDAGHGDSIAVNGVCLTVVEVVDGDSFTVDVMQETLNRSSIGGLGAGSRVNLERAAALNSRLGGHLVQGHVDGTGTVLSRTPSENWEVVRISLPDSIARYVVQKGSITVDGISLTVSGLGIADEPAADGNRDWFEVSLIPTTLSLTNLGFAAAGTTVNLEVDVIAKYVERLQQRG, from the coding sequence ATGTTCACAGGCATCGTCGAGGAGCTGGGCGAGATCGTCGCCACCGAGCAGCTGGCCGACGCCGCGCGACTGACCATCAGGGGCAAGCTCGTCACCTCCGATGCCGGACACGGCGATTCGATCGCGGTCAACGGCGTGTGCCTCACCGTTGTCGAGGTCGTCGACGGCGACTCCTTCACCGTCGACGTCATGCAGGAGACGCTGAACCGGTCCTCGATCGGCGGGCTCGGCGCGGGCTCGCGCGTCAATCTCGAACGGGCCGCCGCGCTGAACAGCCGCCTCGGCGGACACCTGGTACAGGGCCACGTCGACGGCACCGGCACCGTGCTCTCGCGCACGCCCTCGGAGAACTGGGAGGTCGTGCGCATCTCGCTGCCCGACTCGATCGCCCGCTACGTCGTGCAGAAGGGCTCGATCACCGTCGACGGCATCTCGCTGACCGTCTCGGGCCTCGGCATCGCCGACGAGCCCGCCGCCGACGGCAACCGCGACTGGTTCGAGGTGTCGCTGATCCCGACCACGCTCTCACTGACGAATCTGGGCTTCGCGGCCGCCGGGACCACCGTGAACCTCGAGGTCGACGTCATCGCCAAGTACGTCGAACGCCTCCAGCAGCGCGGCTGA
- a CDS encoding bifunctional 3,4-dihydroxy-2-butanone-4-phosphate synthase/GTP cyclohydrolase II, with protein sequence MTRFDTIERAVADIAAGKAVVVVDDEDRENEGDLIFAAEKATPELVAFMIRYTSGYICVPLTGDDCDRLGLPPMYATNQDKHGTAYTVSVDAREGITTGISAADRATTMRLLADADAKADDLTRPGHVVPLRAKEGGVLRRPGHTEAAVDLARMAGLRPAGVICEIVSQKDEGHMARTEELRVFADEHELALISIADMIAWRRKHEKQVVRVAEARIPTAHGNFTAVGYQSIYDEVEHVALVRGDISDGEDVLVRVHSECLTGDVFGSLRCDCGPQLDAALEMVDQEGRGVVLYMRGHEGRGIGLMHKLQAYQLQDSGHDTVDANLELGLPADARDYGTGAQILVDLGIRSMRLLTNNPAKRVGLDGYGLRITERVPMPLRANAENLRYLRTKRDRMGHDLIGLDELDLGETAQ encoded by the coding sequence GTGACCAGGTTCGACACCATCGAGCGCGCAGTCGCCGACATCGCGGCCGGAAAGGCCGTAGTCGTCGTCGACGACGAGGACCGCGAGAACGAGGGCGACCTCATCTTCGCCGCGGAAAAGGCCACCCCCGAGTTGGTCGCCTTCATGATCCGCTACACCTCCGGTTACATCTGTGTGCCGCTGACCGGCGACGACTGCGACCGTCTCGGCCTGCCGCCGATGTACGCGACGAACCAGGACAAGCACGGCACCGCCTACACCGTGTCCGTCGACGCCCGCGAGGGCATCACCACCGGCATCTCGGCCGCCGACCGCGCCACCACGATGCGCCTGCTCGCCGACGCCGACGCCAAGGCCGACGACCTGACCCGCCCCGGCCACGTGGTGCCGTTGCGCGCCAAGGAAGGCGGCGTGCTGCGCCGCCCCGGTCACACCGAGGCGGCCGTCGACCTGGCCCGGATGGCCGGTCTGCGTCCGGCGGGCGTCATCTGCGAGATCGTCAGCCAGAAGGACGAGGGCCACATGGCCCGCACCGAGGAGCTGCGCGTCTTCGCCGACGAGCACGAGCTGGCGCTGATCTCCATCGCGGACATGATCGCCTGGCGGCGCAAGCACGAGAAGCAGGTCGTGCGGGTCGCCGAGGCGCGCATCCCCACCGCGCACGGCAATTTCACGGCTGTCGGCTATCAGAGCATCTACGACGAGGTCGAGCACGTCGCGCTGGTGCGCGGCGACATCAGCGACGGCGAGGACGTGCTGGTGCGGGTGCACTCGGAATGCCTGACCGGCGACGTGTTCGGTTCGCTGCGCTGCGACTGCGGCCCGCAGCTGGACGCCGCGCTGGAGATGGTGGACCAGGAGGGCCGCGGCGTGGTGCTGTACATGCGCGGTCACGAGGGCCGCGGCATCGGCCTGATGCACAAGTTGCAGGCCTACCAGCTGCAGGACTCCGGGCACGACACCGTCGACGCCAACCTGGAACTCGGCCTGCCCGCCGACGCCCGCGACTACGGCACCGGCGCGCAGATCCTGGTCGACCTGGGCATCCGCTCCATGCGCCTGCTCACCAACAATCCGGCCAAGCGCGTCGGCCTCGACGGCTACGGCCTGCGCATCACCGAGCGCGTCCCGATGCCCTTGCGCGCCAACGCCGAGAACCTGCGCTACCTGCGCACCAAGCGCGACCGCATGGGCCACGACCTGATCGGTCTCGACGAACTCGATCTCGGCGAGACGGCGCAGTGA
- the ribH gene encoding 6,7-dimethyl-8-ribityllumazine synthase yields MSGTGVPSFELSDAKDLKLGIVASRWHTKICDTLVANAERVAKQAGVREVTVVRCAGAMELPVVAQELARTHDAVVALGVVIRGGTPHFEYVCDAVTAGLTRVSLDAATPVANGVLTTNTEEQALDRAGLPGSAEDKGEQACAAALDAALTLRALRQSV; encoded by the coding sequence ATGAGCGGCACCGGCGTACCCAGCTTCGAACTGTCGGATGCCAAGGACCTGAAGCTCGGCATCGTCGCCTCGCGCTGGCACACCAAGATCTGCGACACGCTGGTGGCCAACGCGGAGCGCGTGGCCAAGCAGGCCGGTGTCCGTGAGGTGACGGTGGTGCGGTGCGCGGGCGCCATGGAGCTGCCGGTGGTCGCCCAGGAGCTGGCCCGCACCCATGACGCGGTGGTGGCGCTCGGGGTCGTGATCCGCGGCGGCACACCGCATTTCGAGTACGTCTGCGACGCGGTGACCGCGGGCCTGACCCGGGTCTCGCTCGATGCCGCGACCCCGGTCGCCAACGGCGTGCTGACCACCAACACCGAGGAACAGGCGCTGGATCGCGCCGGGCTGCCCGGTTCGGCCGAGGACAAGGGCGAGCAGGCCTGCGCGGCGGCGCTGGACGCCGCACTCACCCTGCGCGCGCTGCGGCAGTCCGTGTAG
- a CDS encoding PH domain-containing protein, whose product MPVVRIWRRNDGAPPAGAPAEGDWDFEVRPRRSVLTARIVAAVIVVMFAVGGIWLRTGSTGVNFRLADQIAMVTIGVLIAGGVLMLTRPRLRVGHRGVSVRNILGDHLFAWEHIRGVTFPDKKSWARLELVDDDYVPLLAIRSNDKAHAGRAMDRLRELGAKYTGSEEPERD is encoded by the coding sequence ATGCCGGTCGTCCGCATCTGGAGGAGAAACGACGGCGCGCCGCCGGCCGGTGCCCCGGCCGAGGGCGACTGGGACTTCGAGGTGCGCCCGCGCCGGTCGGTGCTGACCGCGCGGATCGTCGCCGCCGTGATCGTGGTGATGTTCGCGGTGGGCGGCATCTGGTTGCGCACCGGCTCGACCGGCGTGAACTTCCGGCTCGCCGACCAGATCGCGATGGTCACCATCGGCGTGCTCATCGCGGGCGGAGTACTGATGCTGACCCGGCCGCGACTGCGGGTCGGGCACCGTGGAGTCTCGGTGCGCAACATTCTCGGCGACCATCTGTTCGCCTGGGAGCACATCCGTGGCGTGACCTTCCCGGACAAGAAGTCCTGGGCGCGACTGGAATTGGTCGACGACGACTACGTGCCGCTGCTCGCGATCCGTTCCAACGACAAGGCCCACGCCGGGCGCGCGATGGATCGGCTGCGCGAACTCGGCGCGAAGTACACGGGATCGGAAGAGCCCGAGCGAGACTGA
- a CDS encoding GNAT family N-acetyltransferase, with protein MTPGSHVLAAAFADDPLMSLFWPDPVRRREALPRFWDSRIASRHRRGLVDLAHDEAGEIAAVALWEPAGVESPIAKPFTLVRALGRGLVKALPAVRRIDATRPAEPHLYLAAIGTRPESQGKGYATGLLEQRLGSDAERVFLVATRFSNVAFYERFGFARDEDLRLPGGPVLYPMTLSR; from the coding sequence ATGACGCCGGGTTCGCACGTCCTCGCCGCCGCCTTCGCCGACGATCCCCTCATGAGCCTGTTCTGGCCGGATCCCGTGCGCCGCCGAGAAGCCTTGCCGCGCTTCTGGGATTCCCGCATCGCGTCCCGGCACCGGCGCGGTCTGGTCGATCTCGCGCACGACGAGGCCGGGGAGATCGCGGCTGTCGCGCTCTGGGAGCCCGCGGGTGTCGAGTCACCGATCGCGAAGCCGTTCACCCTGGTGCGCGCGCTCGGGCGTGGTCTGGTCAAGGCGCTGCCCGCGGTCCGCAGGATCGACGCGACCAGGCCCGCCGAACCGCACCTCTACCTCGCCGCCATCGGCACCCGGCCCGAGTCGCAGGGGAAGGGATACGCCACCGGCTTGCTCGAGCAGCGGCTTGGATCCGACGCTGAGCGCGTCTTCCTGGTCGCGACCCGATTCTCGAACGTGGCGTTCTACGAGCGTTTCGGTTTCGCGCGGGACGAAGACCTGCGCTTGCCGGGCGGTCCGGTGCTGTATCCGATGACGCTGTCGCGCTGA
- the ggt gene encoding gamma-glutamyltransferase, translated as MTRARHIWSGAAAATMLTVGLLTGCTSTDETTTAECTSAPNGTPVVAAPPTAAGTATTQNLSTNPEIASGYRSGMTAVRTGSYAVSTANPLATEAACRVLRDGGTAADALVTAQLVLGLVEPQASGIGGGAFLLYYDGATKTVEAYDGREVAPAAATENYLRWISDTDRTEPQPNARASGRSIGVPGVLRMLELAHREHGKTGWRELFDPAVAMADEGFTISPRLAGQIAESARDLARDEAAKQYFLNPDGSPKPAGTKLTNPAMSKTLSAIASEGADAFYTGAIAEDIVEAATAGSGGRTPSLLTAQDLANYQPKKRAALCGGYRGHEICGMPAPSSGGSTVAATLGILENFDLAALKPDSVDRNGGKPRAEAVHLISEAERLAYADRNKYVADTDFVPLPGNSAQTLIDENYLKQRASLIDPGRSMGTAKPGDFGPVPVGVGPQPPEHGTSHISVVDEYGNAAAMTTTVESAFGSFHLVDGFVLNNQLTDFAADPMDPDGTPVANRVQPGKRPRSSMAPTLVFDRAPDGARGELTHVTGSPGGSVIIQFVVKTLVGMLDWGLDPQQAVSAVSFGAGNTPTTGVGGEHPAIDARDNGDHDPLVLRLRELGHQVSVAPQSSGLSALRRDGTGLIGGADPRREGAVLGDTR; from the coding sequence ATGACGCGCGCGCGACACATCTGGAGCGGAGCCGCCGCGGCCACGATGCTCACGGTCGGACTTCTCACCGGATGTACCTCCACCGACGAGACGACCACCGCCGAATGCACCAGCGCCCCCAACGGCACGCCGGTCGTCGCGGCGCCGCCGACCGCGGCGGGCACGGCGACCACCCAGAACCTCAGCACCAACCCCGAGATCGCCTCCGGCTACCGCAGTGGGATGACCGCGGTGCGCACCGGCTCGTACGCCGTCTCCACCGCGAATCCCCTTGCCACCGAGGCGGCCTGCCGGGTGCTGCGCGACGGCGGCACCGCGGCCGACGCGCTGGTCACCGCGCAGCTCGTGCTCGGCCTGGTGGAGCCGCAGGCGTCCGGCATCGGCGGTGGCGCGTTCCTGCTGTACTACGACGGCGCCACCAAGACGGTCGAGGCCTACGACGGCCGCGAGGTCGCGCCGGCCGCGGCCACCGAGAACTATCTGCGCTGGATCAGCGACACCGACCGCACCGAGCCGCAGCCGAACGCGCGCGCCAGCGGACGCTCGATCGGCGTGCCCGGCGTGCTGCGGATGCTGGAGCTCGCGCACCGCGAGCACGGTAAGACCGGCTGGCGGGAATTGTTCGATCCGGCCGTCGCGATGGCCGACGAAGGTTTCACGATCAGCCCCCGGCTCGCAGGACAGATCGCGGAATCGGCGCGGGATCTGGCCAGGGACGAGGCCGCGAAACAGTACTTCCTGAATCCGGACGGCTCCCCGAAACCGGCAGGCACCAAGCTGACCAACCCCGCGATGTCGAAGACGTTGAGCGCCATCGCCTCCGAGGGCGCGGACGCCTTCTACACCGGCGCCATCGCCGAGGACATCGTCGAGGCCGCCACCGCGGGGTCCGGCGGGCGCACTCCGAGCCTGCTCACGGCCCAGGACCTGGCGAATTACCAACCCAAGAAGCGCGCCGCGCTGTGCGGCGGCTACCGCGGGCACGAGATCTGCGGCATGCCCGCACCCTCCTCGGGCGGCAGCACCGTCGCGGCAACGCTGGGCATTCTGGAGAATTTCGACCTGGCCGCACTGAAGCCGGACTCCGTCGATCGCAACGGCGGCAAGCCGCGAGCCGAGGCGGTGCACCTGATCTCGGAGGCCGAGCGGCTCGCCTACGCCGACCGCAACAAGTACGTGGCCGACACCGATTTCGTTCCGCTGCCCGGCAATTCGGCGCAGACCCTGATCGACGAGAACTACCTGAAGCAGCGCGCGTCCCTGATCGATCCCGGCCGCAGCATGGGCACCGCGAAACCGGGCGACTTCGGCCCGGTTCCGGTGGGCGTCGGTCCGCAGCCGCCCGAGCACGGCACCAGCCACATCTCGGTGGTGGACGAGTACGGCAACGCCGCGGCCATGACCACCACGGTCGAGTCCGCGTTCGGTTCCTTCCACCTCGTCGACGGCTTCGTGCTGAACAACCAGCTCACCGACTTCGCCGCGGACCCGATGGACCCGGACGGCACGCCGGTGGCGAATCGGGTGCAGCCCGGCAAGCGTCCGCGCAGTTCGATGGCGCCCACCCTGGTGTTCGATCGCGCGCCCGACGGCGCACGCGGCGAGCTCACCCACGTCACGGGCTCGCCGGGCGGTTCGGTCATCATCCAGTTCGTGGTGAAAACGCTGGTCGGCATGCTGGACTGGGGCCTCGACCCGCAGCAGGCGGTCTCGGCGGTCTCGTTCGGCGCGGGAAACACCCCCACGACCGGCGTCGGCGGCGAACACCCGGCCATCGACGCGAGGGACAACGGCGACCACGACCCGCTCGTGCTACGTCTGCGAGAACTCGGCCATCAGGTATCCGTGGCGCCCCAATCCAGCGGGTTGAGCGCGCTGCGCCGCGACGGGACCGGTCTGATCGGCGGTGCGGACCCGAGGCGCGAGGGCGCGGTCCTCGGCGACACCCGCTGA
- a CDS encoding HAD family hydrolase: MDIEAVLFDFSGTIFRLEEDESWGDELVGADGADFDVEAKAEILRRMTAPVEQFMTFDAAGQHAWDNRDLDPALHRHAYLEVLRSSGVPTEEQAERLYGRLIDPLAWTPYPDTGPVLEFLAAQGVPVGVVSNIAFDVRPAFRTRGWDRLVGAVALSFEVGVIKPEPGIFLAALNELGVDPARALMVGDSAQADGGATALGSRFALVDPLPTAERPDALVDALRAHGLAVPR; encoded by the coding sequence GTGGATATCGAGGCCGTGCTGTTCGACTTCTCCGGGACGATCTTTCGATTGGAGGAAGACGAGTCGTGGGGCGATGAGCTGGTCGGCGCCGACGGCGCCGATTTCGACGTCGAGGCCAAGGCCGAGATCTTGCGGCGGATGACGGCGCCGGTCGAGCAGTTCATGACCTTCGACGCCGCGGGCCAGCACGCTTGGGACAACAGGGATTTGGACCCGGCGCTGCACCGGCACGCGTACCTGGAGGTGCTGCGTTCCTCCGGCGTGCCGACCGAGGAGCAGGCCGAACGGCTCTACGGCAGGCTGATCGATCCGCTCGCCTGGACGCCGTATCCCGATACCGGTCCTGTGCTGGAGTTCCTTGCGGCACAGGGCGTTCCGGTGGGCGTGGTGAGCAATATCGCGTTCGACGTGCGCCCGGCGTTCCGCACCAGGGGTTGGGACCGGCTCGTCGGCGCGGTGGCGCTCTCGTTCGAGGTGGGCGTGATCAAACCGGAGCCGGGGATCTTCCTCGCCGCGTTGAACGAACTCGGCGTCGACCCGGCGCGCGCCTTGATGGTCGGCGACAGCGCACAGGCCGACGGCGGCGCGACCGCGCTCGGCTCGCGTTTCGCTCTCGTCGATCCGCTGCCCACCGCGGAGCGGCCCGACGCACTCGTCGACGCGCTACGGGCGCACGGGTTGGCCGTTCCCAGGTGA